The genome window CGTCCCCTGGGACATCCGGTCGATCCACGCGAGCGCGAGCGCCGAGACGACGAAGGCCAGGTGGATGAGCGTCTGCCACATCATCGTCTCGCCCGTCACGTGCCCGACGGACGACTCGATGAAGGTCCGCAGCAGGTGGATCGAGGAGATGCCGATGATCGACATCGCCAGCTTCGTCTTGAGCACGTTGGCGTTGACGTGGCTGAGCCACTCCGGCTGGTCGGGGTGCCCGTCCAGCCGCATGCGGGACACGAACGTCTCGTAGCCGCCGATGATCACCATGATCAGCAGGTTCGAGATCATCACGACGTCGACCAGGCCCAGGACGATGAGCATGGTGGTGGCCTCGGTGCCGAAGTCGGCCATCGCGGCGACCTCGTGCCCGAAGATCGCGAAGTCGATGAGGTGCCACAGCTCCTTGAGGAACTGCCACACGTAGACGATCTGCGCGACGATCAGCCCGAGGTACAGCGGCAGCTGCAACCAGCGGGAGAAGAAGATCAGCGACGACACGGACTGCCGGTAGGGGCGGTCGACGGGGGCGTTCTCGACGGTCGGGGTGGTCACGCTGGGGGACGACGTCACGGGTGTTCCTCGCTGGCTGGGTGGGGGCCGGGCTCACGGGCCGTGCCGGTGGGGTCGTGGCCCGTCGACGACGGCGAGAACAGAACGCCTGACCGGGGCCGCCGGTTCCCCGGCGCCCGGTGTGAGCCGGCGCACGTCCCCGCGACGGGGGAGCGGTCCGTGCCGTGCGCCACGCCGTCGGTGCCGGGCGGGCCGCGCCGTCCGCCCGTGCGGCAGCGGTAGAGTCCCATCACGGCAGAACCACCGCCCGTAGCCGGGCAGATCCGCGAGGAGCACCCACTGGTGACCGTCCGCCCAGCCGCCGTCGTCGTCCTCGCAGCGGGTGAGGGCACCCGCATGCGCTCCTCCGTCCCGAAGGTCCTGCATCGCCTCGGGGGTCGCAGCATGGTCGGCCACGCGCTGGCCACCGCCCGTGCGCTCGAGCCGCAGCGTGTCGCCGTCGTCGTCCGCCACGAGCGCGACGCCGTGGCCGCGCACGTCCTGGAGACGGACCCGGACGTGCTGCTCGTCGACCAGGACGACATCCCCGGCACCGGCCGCGCCGTGCAGGTCGCGATGTCCGCGCTGGACGCGGCCGCGCAGGCCGCCACCGCCGACGCCGCGACGGGGCCCGACGTGGCCGGCGCCGCCGCCGAGTCGGTGCTCGCGGGCGCCGTCGTCGTCGTGGCCGGTGACGTGCCGCTGCTGGACGCCGGGACGCTGCGGGAGCTGCTGGCGGCCCACGCCGCCGACGGCAACGCCGTGACGGTCCTCACCACCGAGGTCCCCGAGCCCACCGGCTACGGGCGCATCCTGCGCGAGCCGGGC of Cellulomonas dongxiuzhuiae contains these proteins:
- a CDS encoding TIGR00645 family protein; protein product: MTSSPSVTTPTVENAPVDRPYRQSVSSLIFFSRWLQLPLYLGLIVAQIVYVWQFLKELWHLIDFAIFGHEVAAMADFGTEATTMLIVLGLVDVVMISNLLIMVIIGGYETFVSRMRLDGHPDQPEWLSHVNANVLKTKLAMSIIGISSIHLLRTFIESSVGHVTGETMMWQTLIHLAFVVSALALAWIDRMSQGTARPTH